One Bacillus amyloliquefaciens DSM 7 = ATCC 23350 DNA window includes the following coding sequences:
- the atpB gene encoding F0F1 ATP synthase subunit A: MNHDYRTIDLFGLTFNLTNILMITVASVIVLLIAILTTRTLSIRPGKAQNFMEWIVDFVRNIIGSTMDLKTGANFLALGVTLLMYIFVSNMLGLPFSVTVGHELWWKSPTADPAITLTLAVMVVSLTHYYGVKMKGLKEYSKDYLRPVPLMFPMKIIEEFANTLTLGLRLYGNIFAGEILLGLLANLATNFYSNSFFLGLVGTVGAIIPMLAWQAFSLFIGTIQAFIFTMLTMVYMSHKISHDH; the protein is encoded by the coding sequence TTGAATCACGATTACAGAACTATTGATTTGTTTGGTCTTACTTTTAATCTGACAAACATTCTGATGATTACTGTGGCAAGTGTGATTGTGCTGCTGATTGCGATTCTTACTACGAGAACGCTGTCCATCCGTCCGGGAAAAGCCCAGAACTTCATGGAATGGATTGTTGATTTTGTCCGCAATATTATAGGCAGTACAATGGATTTAAAGACAGGGGCTAACTTCTTGGCGCTTGGTGTAACCTTGCTGATGTACATATTTGTATCAAATATGCTGGGGCTGCCGTTTTCTGTAACGGTCGGACACGAGCTTTGGTGGAAATCACCGACGGCTGATCCGGCTATTACCCTGACTCTGGCCGTTATGGTAGTGTCATTGACGCACTATTACGGCGTGAAGATGAAAGGCTTGAAGGAATATTCTAAGGATTATCTCAGACCGGTTCCGCTTATGTTCCCGATGAAGATCATTGAGGAGTTTGCGAATACGCTGACACTCGGACTTCGTCTTTACGGTAACATTTTCGCCGGGGAAATTCTTCTGGGCCTTCTTGCAAATCTGGCGACGAATTTCTACTCAAACAGTTTCTTTCTCGGTTTGGTCGGCACAGTCGGAGCCATTATTCCGATGCTTGCATGGCAGGCATTCAGCTTGTTCATCGGTACCATCCAGGCATTTATCTTTACGATGCTGACGATGGTGTACATGTCACACAAAATCAGTCATGATCATTAA
- the atpI gene encoding ATP synthase subunit I, producing MDDPNLTFSRQRRYVFVILAIYLLGYGLTAYKTVFLGLFLGTVFSLFNLWLLTRRMNAFDKAVAKGKSIRSLGSAARWCNAILAMAIAFKYPDKVSVASVIIGLMTIYPVIMIDSIIQLKRSSMEER from the coding sequence ATGGACGATCCCAATCTTACATTCAGCAGACAACGGAGATATGTATTTGTGATCTTAGCAATCTATTTGCTGGGATATGGTCTTACGGCGTATAAAACTGTTTTTTTAGGCCTCTTTTTGGGAACTGTTTTCAGTTTGTTTAATCTATGGCTCTTGACCAGAAGAATGAATGCTTTTGACAAGGCCGTGGCGAAAGGAAAGTCCATACGATCACTCGGGAGCGCAGCGCGTTGGTGCAATGCGATACTTGCGATGGCTATCGCCTTTAAATATCCCGACAAAGTCAGTGTGGCAAGTGTGATTATTGGATTAATGACAATTTATCCCGTCATTATGATAGATTCCATTATTCAGCTCAAACGTTCATCAATGGAAGAGAGGTGA
- the upp gene encoding uracil phosphoribosyltransferase — protein MGKVYVFDHPLIQHKLTYIRNEDTGTKDFRDLVDEVASLMAFEITRDLPLKEVEVKTPVQTATSKVISGKKLGIVPILRAGLGMVDGMLKLIPAAKVGHVGLYRDPETLKPVEYYVKLPSDVEEREFIVVDPMLATGGSAVEAINSLKKRGARNIRFMCLVAAPEGVEELQKHHSDVDIYIAALDEKLNEKGYIVPGLGDAGDRLYGTK, from the coding sequence ATGGGAAAGGTTTACGTATTTGATCATCCTTTAATCCAGCATAAGCTGACATATATTCGGAATGAAGATACAGGCACAAAGGATTTCAGAGACCTTGTGGACGAAGTTGCATCACTGATGGCGTTTGAAATTACACGTGATCTTCCGCTTAAAGAAGTGGAAGTGAAAACACCTGTTCAAACAGCGACATCCAAAGTGATTTCAGGGAAAAAACTCGGTATTGTGCCGATCCTGAGAGCGGGTCTCGGAATGGTGGACGGCATGCTGAAATTAATCCCGGCGGCTAAAGTGGGACATGTCGGATTATACCGTGATCCGGAAACCTTAAAACCGGTGGAATACTATGTCAAGCTTCCTTCTGATGTAGAAGAGCGTGAATTTATTGTCGTGGACCCGATGCTTGCAACGGGAGGCTCTGCGGTTGAAGCGATAAACAGCCTGAAAAAGCGCGGCGCGAGAAACATTCGTTTTATGTGTCTTGTAGCGGCCCCCGAAGGCGTGGAAGAGCTGCAGAAACATCATTCTGACGTTGATATTTATATCGCGGCCCTTGATGAAAAACTGAATGAAAAAGGCTATATCGTTCCGGGTCTCGGTGACGCGGGTGACAGACTGTACGGAACAAAATAA
- the glyA gene encoding serine hydroxymethyltransferase, with protein MKHLPVQDKQVFNAIRDERKRQQTKIELIASENFVTEAVMEAQGSVLTNKYAEGYPGKRYYGGCEHVDVVEDIARDRAKEIFGAEHVNVQPHSGAQANMAVYFTILEHGDTVLGMNLSHGGHLTHGSPVNFSGVQYNFVEYGVDKDTQYIDYEDVREKALAHKPKLIVAGASAYPRTIDFKKFRDIADEVGAYFMVDMAHIAGLVAAGLHPNPVPYADFVTTTTHKTLRGPRGGMILCREEFGKKIDKSIFPGIQGGPLMHVIAAKAVSFGEVLEDDFKTYAQNVISNAKRLAESLNKEGIQLVSGGTDNHLVLVDLRSLGLTGKVAEHVLDEIGITSNKNAIPYDPEKPFVTSGIRLGTAAVTSRGFDGDALEEVGAIIGLALKNHEDEAKLEEARQRVSALTEKFPLYKELDY; from the coding sequence ATGAAACATTTACCTGTACAAGATAAACAAGTGTTTAACGCCATCAGAGATGAGCGTAAGCGTCAACAGACTAAGATCGAATTAATTGCTTCTGAAAACTTCGTGACGGAAGCGGTAATGGAAGCGCAAGGCTCTGTTTTAACAAACAAATACGCTGAAGGCTATCCCGGCAAACGCTACTACGGGGGCTGTGAGCACGTTGATGTCGTTGAGGACATCGCCCGCGACCGCGCGAAAGAGATTTTCGGAGCTGAGCATGTAAACGTTCAGCCGCACTCAGGCGCTCAGGCGAACATGGCTGTTTACTTCACGATTCTAGAGCACGGCGACACGGTGCTCGGCATGAACCTCTCCCACGGCGGCCACTTAACACACGGAAGCCCGGTTAATTTCAGCGGCGTTCAATACAACTTTGTTGAATACGGTGTCGATAAAGACACGCAATATATAGATTATGAAGACGTGCGTGAAAAAGCGCTGGCGCATAAGCCGAAACTGATCGTTGCCGGAGCGAGCGCATACCCCCGCACGATCGACTTTAAAAAATTCCGTGACATCGCTGATGAAGTCGGCGCTTACTTCATGGTCGACATGGCGCATATCGCGGGTCTTGTCGCGGCCGGCCTTCATCCGAACCCGGTTCCTTACGCTGACTTTGTAACGACAACGACTCACAAAACACTTCGCGGACCGCGCGGAGGAATGATCCTTTGCCGTGAAGAGTTCGGCAAAAAAATTGATAAATCCATTTTCCCGGGCATCCAAGGCGGACCGCTTATGCATGTTATCGCGGCAAAAGCCGTTTCTTTCGGGGAAGTGCTTGAAGATGATTTCAAAACATATGCGCAAAACGTCATCTCGAACGCGAAGCGCCTTGCTGAATCTCTGAACAAAGAAGGCATTCAGCTCGTATCAGGCGGAACGGATAACCACCTTGTGCTTGTTGACCTCCGTTCTCTCGGTCTGACCGGAAAAGTCGCTGAACATGTTCTTGATGAAATCGGCATTACATCTAATAAAAACGCGATCCCTTACGATCCGGAAAAACCGTTCGTCACAAGCGGAATCCGTCTCGGTACGGCAGCTGTGACAAGCCGCGGATTTGACGGTGACGCGCTTGAAGAAGTCGGCGCCATCATCGGCCTCGCGCTGAAAAATCATGAAGACGAAGCAAAACTTGAAGAAGCGAGACAGCGTGTGTCTGCCTTGACTGAGAAGTTTCCTTTATATAAAGAACTGGACTATTAA
- a CDS encoding TIGR01440 family protein — translation MEEMKQKWTDMLTEFQEQAGLTDGSLLVIGCSTSEAAGSRIGTAGSGDWAELIYGGLARFKEKTGVHLAFQCCEHLNRALVIEAETAERFRLPIVSAVPVPKAGGAMASYAYRQMQSPVLAESIQADAGIDIGDTFIGMHLKPVAVPVRVSSRELGEAHVTMARTRPKLIGGIRAVYECE, via the coding sequence ATGGAAGAGATGAAGCAAAAATGGACGGACATGCTGACTGAGTTTCAAGAGCAGGCCGGACTGACGGACGGCAGTCTGCTGGTGATCGGATGCAGTACGAGTGAGGCCGCCGGAAGCCGGATCGGCACCGCCGGAAGCGGGGACTGGGCTGAATTGATTTACGGCGGACTTGCCCGGTTCAAGGAAAAAACGGGTGTGCATCTTGCTTTTCAATGCTGCGAGCATTTAAACAGGGCGCTTGTCATTGAAGCGGAAACGGCCGAGCGGTTCAGGCTTCCCATTGTTTCAGCCGTCCCCGTCCCCAAAGCGGGCGGAGCGATGGCTTCTTATGCATACCGGCAGATGCAATCTCCCGTGCTCGCTGAATCGATTCAGGCCGACGCCGGAATTGACATCGGAGATACGTTCATCGGTATGCATTTAAAACCCGTCGCCGTCCCTGTCCGGGTATCAAGCCGTGAGCTCGGAGAAGCGCATGTGACGATGGCCCGGACAAGGCCGAAGCTGATCGGCGGAATTCGCGCTGTTTATGAATGCGAATGA
- the rpiB gene encoding ribose 5-phosphate isomerase B: MKVAIASDHGGVHIREEIKSLLDELQIEYIDMGCECGGGSVDYSDYAFPVAEKVVSGEVDRGILICGTGIGMSISANKVKGIRCALAHDTFSAKATREHNDTNVLAMGERVIGPGLAREIAKIWLTTEFTGGRHERRIGKIADYEEKNL, encoded by the coding sequence ATGAAAGTAGCTATTGCGTCAGATCACGGCGGCGTCCATATCCGCGAAGAAATAAAAAGTCTTTTAGATGAATTGCAGATTGAATACATTGATATGGGCTGTGAATGCGGCGGCGGCTCGGTCGATTATTCAGACTACGCTTTTCCGGTAGCGGAAAAAGTGGTGAGCGGCGAAGTTGACAGGGGAATTTTAATTTGCGGCACAGGCATCGGCATGAGCATTTCCGCTAACAAGGTAAAAGGAATACGCTGTGCGCTTGCGCATGACACTTTCAGCGCAAAAGCGACGCGAGAACACAATGATACGAATGTTCTTGCGATGGGAGAACGCGTTATCGGCCCGGGTCTGGCGCGCGAAATCGCAAAAATCTGGCTGACGACTGAATTTACGGGCGGCCGCCACGAACGGCGGATCGGCAAAATCGCAGATTACGAAGAAAAAAATCTGTAA
- a CDS encoding low molecular weight protein arginine phosphatase has product MKIIFVCTGNTCRSPMAEALFKSIAVTKGLDVSASSAGVFASPHGKASAHAVEALFEKRIALNHTSSPLSEEHIETADLVLAMTEQHKQLIESRYQNSQGKVFTIKEYVTGTNGDISDPFGGSLDVYKQTRDELEELLTLLADQLLDGKSK; this is encoded by the coding sequence ATGAAAATAATCTTTGTTTGTACAGGCAATACGTGCCGCAGTCCCATGGCTGAGGCTCTTTTTAAATCCATTGCAGTAACGAAAGGGCTGGACGTCAGCGCAAGCTCTGCCGGAGTATTCGCGTCTCCGCACGGAAAAGCGTCGGCACATGCCGTGGAAGCGCTGTTTGAAAAACGGATCGCTCTCAATCACACTTCATCTCCCTTATCGGAAGAACATATCGAGACGGCCGATCTGGTGCTGGCGATGACCGAACAGCATAAACAGCTGATCGAAAGCAGATATCAAAACAGTCAGGGCAAAGTATTTACCATTAAAGAATACGTAACGGGGACAAACGGAGATATCTCTGACCCGTTCGGCGGTTCGCTTGATGTTTATAAACAGACGCGGGACGAACTGGAGGAGCTGCTGACCCTTTTAGCTGATCAATTACTTGACGGCAAAAGCAAGTAA
- a CDS encoding manganese efflux pump MntP family protein, with the protein MSNLFIGELVSLSIMAFALGTDAFSVGLGMGMIQMRKKQIFHIGVVIGLFHVMMPLAGMAAGHLLSGFLGMLAVYIGGSLLFILGVQMIIAAFKQSDGPLISPAGSGLLLFAVGVSLDSFSVGLSLGMNGSNPILAVVLFGAFSTVLTWAGLLAGRKVQSWLGSYSEALGGAILIGFGLKLLLPI; encoded by the coding sequence ATGTCGAATCTATTCATCGGGGAGCTTGTCTCCTTAAGCATCATGGCATTTGCTTTGGGGACGGATGCTTTTTCCGTCGGGCTCGGAATGGGCATGATTCAGATGAGGAAAAAACAGATTTTTCATATAGGGGTTGTCATCGGACTGTTTCATGTCATGATGCCGCTGGCAGGAATGGCGGCCGGGCATCTGCTGTCCGGTTTTCTGGGGATGCTCGCTGTTTACATCGGCGGGTCTCTTCTTTTCATTTTAGGGGTGCAAATGATCATCGCCGCGTTTAAACAATCAGACGGGCCGCTCATATCTCCGGCAGGCTCGGGACTGTTATTATTCGCGGTCGGTGTCAGTCTTGACAGCTTTTCTGTCGGGCTCAGCCTCGGAATGAACGGTTCCAATCCGATTCTGGCCGTTGTGCTGTTCGGAGCCTTCAGCACCGTTTTAACATGGGCGGGTCTTTTGGCGGGAAGAAAGGTGCAGTCGTGGCTCGGCTCTTACAGCGAAGCGCTCGGCGGAGCCATTTTGATCGGATTCGGGCTGAAACTGCTTTTACCGATATAA
- a CDS encoding L-threonylcarbamoyladenylate synthase, translating into MKTRRWFVDSSAELSTTDPQITQAAELLRQNEVVAFPTETVYGLGANAENTEAVTKIYEAKGRPSDNPLIVHISDIGQLDRFISHIPETAKKLMKLFWPGALTLVLPCKPGVLSPRVTAGLETVAVRMPDHPVALALISSAGLPIAAPSANLSGKPSPTKAEHVAHDLNGRIAGIVDGGATGIGVESTVLSCAGKQPVLLRPGGVTKEQIESAAGPVLVDKGLTEEDEVPISPGMKYTHYAPSAPLAVADGGARRIQELADEYKSRGKRIGILTTEENAESYQADFIKVCGRRADLETVASALYDALRSFDEAEVDMIISESFPDTGVGLAVMNRLMKAAGGTVIH; encoded by the coding sequence ATGAAAACAAGAAGATGGTTTGTGGATTCTTCCGCAGAATTATCCACAACTGATCCCCAGATTACACAAGCAGCGGAATTGCTCCGGCAGAATGAAGTTGTGGCTTTTCCGACAGAAACCGTTTACGGACTTGGCGCTAATGCTGAAAATACAGAAGCCGTAACGAAAATATATGAGGCGAAAGGAAGACCGAGCGATAATCCGCTGATCGTGCATATATCTGACATCGGCCAGCTTGATCGTTTTATCAGCCATATTCCGGAGACGGCGAAAAAGCTCATGAAGCTTTTTTGGCCGGGGGCGCTGACTCTTGTCTTGCCGTGTAAGCCCGGGGTGCTGTCACCCCGTGTCACCGCGGGGCTTGAGACGGTAGCTGTCAGAATGCCGGATCATCCGGTGGCGTTAGCCCTGATCAGCTCGGCCGGACTGCCGATCGCAGCCCCGAGCGCGAATTTATCAGGAAAACCGAGCCCGACGAAGGCCGAGCACGTGGCACATGATTTAAACGGCCGCATTGCCGGTATTGTGGACGGCGGCGCGACGGGAATCGGAGTAGAATCAACCGTTCTTTCCTGTGCGGGGAAACAGCCTGTGCTGCTTCGCCCGGGCGGTGTGACAAAAGAGCAGATTGAATCCGCCGCCGGTCCGGTCCTTGTGGATAAAGGACTGACCGAAGAAGATGAGGTTCCTATTTCTCCTGGTATGAAATATACACATTACGCGCCTTCTGCACCGCTGGCTGTTGCTGACGGCGGCGCCCGGAGAATTCAAGAGCTGGCGGACGAATATAAAAGCCGGGGAAAACGAATCGGCATCCTGACAACAGAAGAGAATGCCGAGAGTTACCAGGCTGATTTCATTAAGGTCTGCGGCCGGCGCGCCGACCTTGAAACAGTGGCGTCCGCCTTATACGATGCGCTCCGCAGCTTTGATGAAGCGGAAGTGGATATGATTATTTCTGAATCCTTTCCGGATACCGGAGTGGGGCTCGCCGTTATGAACAGGCTGATGAAAGCCGCAGGCGGCACCGTTATCCATTAA
- the spoIIR gene encoding stage II sporulation protein R: MKQTMMICIYIFLLLSGALAGLTKEETARASANEPVVIPDEAIRLRILANSDNDEDQKLKRQIRDAVNKEITGWVKDITSIEEARRLIRSKLPEIKEIAKQTMKEKGAHQSVSVKFNKISFPTKLYGNMVYPAGKYEAILITLGNGEGANWWCVLFPPLCFLDFSNGEAVKDQEDGGQKHEETKKQTEKVMDDVKAKVDKAKKENKDDDKTEVKFFLVDWISDLFS, encoded by the coding sequence ATGAAACAGACAATGATGATTTGCATATATATTTTTCTTTTATTATCAGGAGCGCTTGCGGGTTTGACAAAAGAAGAAACGGCGCGGGCATCAGCCAATGAGCCCGTTGTTATACCGGATGAAGCGATCCGGCTTAGGATTTTGGCTAACAGTGATAACGATGAGGATCAAAAGCTCAAGCGCCAGATCAGAGATGCTGTAAACAAGGAAATCACGGGCTGGGTGAAAGATATCACTTCCATTGAAGAAGCGCGCCGCCTCATTCGTTCGAAGCTCCCTGAAATTAAAGAAATCGCCAAACAAACGATGAAAGAAAAGGGTGCGCATCAATCCGTATCAGTTAAATTCAATAAAATCTCGTTTCCGACAAAGCTTTACGGCAATATGGTCTATCCGGCCGGAAAATATGAAGCGATTTTAATTACACTCGGCAATGGTGAAGGCGCCAACTGGTGGTGTGTCTTGTTTCCGCCGCTGTGCTTCCTTGATTTCTCAAACGGTGAAGCGGTGAAAGACCAGGAAGACGGCGGGCAGAAGCACGAAGAAACGAAGAAACAGACAGAAAAAGTGATGGATGACGTAAAAGCAAAGGTTGATAAAGCGAAGAAAGAAAATAAGGATGACGATAAAACCGAAGTGAAGTTTTTCCTCGTCGATTGGATTTCAGATCTGTTTTCCTGA
- a CDS encoding UPF0715 family protein, whose product MKYNYTVLLSAACMSVIYSILYVHQFIIAAFISMAFYFLFPYLIFALPLQYFLNKKPKRFHPVYFLYYLGASFVANGLIFGLLQPSGQSLFSNSAFYIFAVLTAIVYWVWDSVLLQRQSPATEA is encoded by the coding sequence ATGAAATATAATTACACCGTGCTGCTGTCGGCGGCATGTATGTCTGTCATTTATTCAATTTTGTATGTTCATCAATTCATTATTGCGGCTTTCATTTCGATGGCGTTTTATTTTTTGTTTCCTTATTTAATTTTCGCGCTGCCGCTTCAATACTTTCTGAATAAAAAGCCGAAGAGATTTCACCCGGTGTATTTTCTTTATTATTTAGGGGCTTCATTTGTCGCAAACGGGCTCATCTTCGGCCTTTTGCAGCCGTCAGGCCAATCTTTGTTTTCTAATTCAGCCTTTTATATCTTTGCGGTTTTAACAGCCATCGTCTATTGGGTGTGGGATTCCGTATTGCTGCAAAGACAAAGCCCGGCTACAGAAGCGTAA
- a CDS encoding DUF5316 family protein gives MKKAFAFGCILAAAAYAAGFVLPFDFDVIFGAVTAVLIITAIIVSGLAVSGAEQRANYHSETKEGRHARLKMAAVFFCAALPSAVCLLITLL, from the coding sequence TTGAAAAAAGCATTTGCCTTCGGATGTATACTGGCCGCCGCAGCTTATGCGGCAGGATTTGTTCTGCCGTTTGACTTTGATGTCATATTCGGTGCCGTTACGGCCGTTCTTATCATCACAGCGATCATTGTTTCCGGGCTGGCCGTAAGCGGAGCGGAGCAGCGGGCCAACTATCATTCTGAAACAAAAGAAGGACGGCACGCCCGTTTGAAGATGGCCGCCGTTTTCTTTTGCGCCGCTCTGCCTTCAGCCGTCTGTCTGCTGATTACGCTTCTGTAG
- the prmC gene encoding peptide chain release factor N(5)-glutamine methyltransferase, which translates to MKTIFEALSWASSYLTEAGREKNAAELLLLNDTGMDRSKLLANLQEPVGEDELYRFRRHVEMHKEGVPIQYIIGKEQFYGREFFVNFDVLIPRPETEEVVFHLLDKQKRVFSEGERLNVIDIGTGSGAIAVTLALECGHFSVAASDISKEALQVAERNAQNLGADVRFLQGDLLTPFISSGKKADIIVSNPPYISEEEMADLSDIVRFHEPLHALTDGGDGLKFYKRFMEDLPLVMKDKALVVFEIGYNQGKAVEDLFRHSFPNAEVEVVKDINGKDRTVSAVIKS; encoded by the coding sequence ATGAAGACCATTTTTGAAGCCCTAAGCTGGGCTTCTTCTTATTTAACTGAAGCGGGAAGAGAAAAAAACGCGGCCGAGCTGCTGCTGTTAAATGACACCGGAATGGATCGGAGCAAGCTTCTCGCAAATCTGCAGGAGCCAGTCGGCGAGGACGAGCTTTACCGATTCAGGCGGCATGTGGAAATGCATAAAGAAGGCGTTCCGATTCAATATATTATCGGGAAAGAACAGTTTTACGGCAGGGAATTTTTTGTGAATTTCGATGTTCTCATTCCGCGTCCGGAAACGGAAGAAGTCGTCTTTCATCTGCTGGACAAACAGAAGCGGGTGTTTTCCGAGGGAGAACGCCTGAACGTCATTGATATCGGTACGGGGAGCGGAGCCATTGCGGTGACGCTTGCGCTTGAATGCGGACATTTTTCAGTAGCGGCTTCGGATATTTCAAAAGAAGCGCTTCAAGTGGCGGAAAGAAATGCGCAAAACCTCGGAGCGGACGTGCGCTTTTTGCAGGGAGACCTGTTAACTCCTTTTATTTCGTCAGGAAAAAAAGCAGACATTATTGTTTCCAATCCGCCGTATATTTCTGAAGAAGAGATGGCTGATTTATCGGATATCGTCCGTTTCCATGAGCCGCTTCATGCCCTTACGGACGGCGGTGACGGTTTGAAATTCTACAAGCGGTTTATGGAGGATCTGCCTCTTGTCATGAAGGATAAGGCGCTTGTCGTCTTTGAAATCGGATATAATCAGGGAAAAGCCGTGGAAGACCTGTTCCGTCATTCCTTTCCGAATGCGGAAGTGGAAGTCGTAAAGGACATCAACGGAAAAGACAGAACCGTTTCGGCGGTTATCAAATCATGA
- the prfA gene encoding peptide chain release factor 1, giving the protein MLDRLQSIEQRYEKLNELLSDPEVVNDPKKLREYSKEQSDIQETVEVYRQYRDASEQLTDAKAMLEDKLDADMREMVKEEISELQRETETLSERLKVLLIPKDPNDDKNVIMEIRGAAGGEEAALFAGNLYRMYSRYAEVQGWKTEVMEASVTGTGGYKEIIFMITGKGAYSKLKYENGAHRVQRVPETESGGRIHTSTATVACLPEAEEVEVDIHEKDIRVDTFASSGPGGQSVNTTMSAVRLTHLPTGVVVSCQDEKSQIKNKEKAMKVLRARVYDKFQQEAQAEYDQNRKSAVGSGDRSERIRTYNFPQNRVTDHRIGLTIQKLDQILEGKLDEVVEALIVEDQSSKLQQAEN; this is encoded by the coding sequence GTGTTAGACCGTTTACAGTCAATTGAACAACGATACGAAAAATTAAATGAGCTTTTAAGTGATCCGGAAGTGGTCAACGATCCGAAAAAGCTTAGAGAATATTCGAAAGAGCAATCTGATATACAAGAAACCGTTGAAGTCTATAGACAATACAGAGACGCATCAGAACAGCTTACCGATGCGAAAGCGATGCTTGAGGATAAGCTTGATGCCGATATGAGAGAAATGGTGAAGGAAGAAATCTCCGAATTGCAGAGAGAGACTGAAACCTTATCAGAGCGTTTGAAAGTGCTCCTCATCCCGAAAGACCCGAACGATGACAAAAACGTCATCATGGAGATCCGCGGCGCAGCGGGCGGAGAAGAAGCCGCGCTGTTTGCGGGAAATCTCTACAGAATGTACTCCCGTTATGCCGAAGTCCAAGGCTGGAAGACCGAAGTCATGGAAGCAAGCGTGACCGGAACGGGCGGTTACAAGGAAATCATCTTTATGATTACGGGAAAAGGCGCGTACTCCAAGCTGAAATATGAAAATGGAGCGCACCGCGTGCAGCGTGTGCCTGAAACGGAATCAGGCGGCCGCATTCATACGTCTACGGCGACGGTGGCGTGTCTTCCTGAAGCGGAAGAAGTAGAAGTGGACATCCACGAAAAAGATATCCGCGTTGATACATTCGCATCAAGCGGACCGGGCGGACAAAGCGTAAACACGACAATGTCAGCCGTGCGCCTGACGCATTTACCGACAGGTGTCGTCGTATCCTGCCAGGACGAAAAGTCTCAGATTAAAAACAAAGAAAAAGCGATGAAGGTGCTCCGCGCCAGAGTCTATGATAAATTCCAGCAGGAAGCTCAGGCTGAATACGATCAAAACCGTAAATCAGCCGTCGGCTCAGGCGACCGTTCCGAACGTATCCGCACATACAATTTCCCGCAAAACCGTGTGACGGATCACCGCATCGGCCTGACGATTCAAAAGCTGGATCAAATCCTGGAAGGCAAGCTTGATGAAGTGGTTGAAGCGCTAATCGTAGAAGACCAGTCAAGCAAGCTCCAGCAGGCGGAAAATTAA
- a CDS encoding VOC family protein: MLKSIHHIAIICSDYEKSKAFYTEILGFGIMKETYRKERGSYKLDLALDGAYVIELFSFPDPPERPTRPEAAGLRHLAFTVNDLEAAVRELKEKGIETEPIRTDPLTGKRFTFSFDPDKLPLELYEA; encoded by the coding sequence ATGCTGAAATCCATCCACCATATAGCAATCATATGCTCTGATTATGAAAAGTCGAAAGCTTTTTACACCGAGATACTCGGTTTCGGCATTATGAAAGAAACATACCGAAAGGAGCGCGGGTCTTATAAACTCGATCTGGCGCTGGACGGCGCGTATGTGATTGAATTGTTTTCCTTCCCCGATCCGCCCGAACGGCCGACCCGCCCTGAAGCCGCCGGTCTCCGGCATCTTGCCTTCACTGTAAACGATCTTGAAGCAGCAGTCCGGGAATTAAAGGAAAAAGGCATCGAAACAGAACCGATCAGAACCGATCCGCTGACGGGGAAACGCTTTACCTTTTCCTTCGATCCCGACAAGCTTCCGCTTGAATTGTATGAAGCGTAA
- the racA gene encoding chromosome-anchoring protein RacA — MNTNMAAKELGVSAKTVQRWVKQLNLPAERNELGHYSFTSEDLDVLKSVKQQISEGTALLDVQVPRQPKKRTGFILQRSKINGGTEQRLAELERKLDVLTKEKQDGNHLLSRIEELERQLKQKADEGVSYQLLQHRREIDDLNAELQTLASRIQELAQTAPLSETAASSEHKKSRKKTRFSPFKFQF; from the coding sequence ATGAATACAAACATGGCCGCGAAAGAACTCGGCGTCTCCGCAAAAACGGTGCAAAGGTGGGTCAAGCAGCTGAATCTTCCGGCTGAACGGAACGAGCTCGGACATTATTCTTTTACGTCTGAGGATCTTGATGTGCTGAAATCGGTCAAGCAGCAAATTTCTGAAGGCACTGCTCTTCTGGACGTTCAAGTGCCCCGGCAGCCGAAAAAACGGACGGGCTTTATTTTGCAGCGCTCGAAAATCAATGGCGGCACCGAACAAAGGCTGGCGGAGCTGGAGCGCAAACTGGATGTTCTCACGAAAGAGAAACAGGACGGGAACCATCTGCTTTCAAGAATAGAAGAGCTGGAACGCCAGCTGAAACAAAAAGCGGATGAAGGGGTCTCATATCAGCTTCTTCAGCACAGGCGGGAAATCGACGACCTCAATGCCGAATTGCAGACATTGGCCTCCCGCATCCAGGAACTTGCCCAGACAGCTCCCCTCTCAGAAACAGCCGCTTCTTCAGAACATAAGAAATCCAGAAAAAAAACCAGATTTTCACCTTTTAAATTTCAATTCTAA